From the Lathyrus oleraceus cultivar Zhongwan6 chromosome 4, CAAS_Psat_ZW6_1.0, whole genome shotgun sequence genome, one window contains:
- the LOC127138436 gene encoding probable cyclic nucleotide-gated ion channel 5 — translation MFDRGDFKSQYMGGQRESSFRWDVLDSRLSSSSDVRVTKSAFGIDKLSHGNHGSGTTSRSFKKGMRKGSEGLKSIGRSLGLGVSRAVFPEDLKVSEKKIFDPQDKFLLSWNKLFVISCILSVSVDPLFFYLPVINDQLHCLGIDRKLATTVTTLRTIIDAFYLIHMALQFRTAYIAPSSRVFGRGELVIDSAQIAKRYLRRYFIIDFLSVLPIPQIVVWRFLQRSKSSDVLATKQALLFIILLQYIPRFLRMVPLTSELKRTAGVFAETAWAGAAYYLMLYMLASHIVGSFWYLLAIERNDSCWQKACSDNGCIKNYLYCENQHTEGYSDWQNKSKAIFKSRCSVDDNPPPFDYGIFTQALSSGIISSKKFISKYCYCLWWGLQNLSTLGQGLQTSTYPGEVIFSIALAIAGLILFALLIGNMQTYLQSLTLRLEEMRVKRRDSEQWMHHRLLPKELRERVRRYDQYKWLATRGVDEDVLVQSLPKDLRRDIKRHLCLALVRRVPLFESMDERLLDAICERLKPCLVTENTYIVREGDPVDEMLFIIRGRLESVTTDGGRSGFFNRSLLKEADFCGEELLTWALDPKSGSNLPTSTRTVKALTEVETFALTADELKFVASQFRRLHSRQVQHTFRFYSQQWRTWAACFIQAAWRRYCKKKIMKLRQKEEEEADESEGTQGNSGGSSSSLGAALLASKFAARTLRGVHRNRLAKTARELVKLQKPPEPDFTADDAD, via the exons ATGTTTGACCGTGGTGATTTCAAATCACAGTACATGGGTGGCCAGCGAGAAAGCTCTTTTAG GTGGGATGTCTTGGATTCTAGACTTTCTTCATCTTCGGATGTCAGAGTTACAAAATCTGCATTTGGTATTGATAAATTAAGCCATGGTAATCATGGAAGCGGCACCACCTCTAGGTCTTTTAAAAAAGGAATGAGAAAGGGATCTGAAGGATTGAAGTCAATTGGTCGATCGCTTGGACTGGGGGTATCTAGGGCGGTGTTTCCAGAAGATCTTAAAGTGTCCGAAAAGAAGATATTTGATCCCCAAGACAAATTTTTACTCTCTTGGAATAAATTATTTGTTATCTCATGCATTTTGTCTGTGTCTGTGGATCCACTGTTTTTTTATCTCCCTGTTATCAATGATCAATTACACTGTCTGGGTATCGACAGAAAGTTGGCGACAACAGTCACCACCTTGAGGACAATCATTGATGCTTTCTATCTTATACACATGGCTCTTCAATTTCGTACTGCTTACATTGCTCCATCATCTCGTGTCTTTGGGCGGGGTGAGCTTGTGATAGATTCAGCACAGATAGCCAAGCGATACCTGCGACGATATTTCATCATTGATTTCCTATCTGTGTTGCCGATACCACAG ATTGTTGTTTGGAGATTTCTTCAGAGGTCAAAAAGTTCAGATGTACTAGCAACAAAGCAGGCATTGCTGTTCATTATATTGCTTCAGTACATTCCTAGATTTCTTCGAATGGTACCATTAACTTCAGAACTTAAGAGAACAGCTGGTGTCTTTGCTGAAACTGCATGGGCAGGTGCTGCATATTATTTGATGTTATACATGCTTGCCAGTCAT ATAGTTGGTTCTTTTTGGTACTTGTTAGCTATTGAACGCAATGACTCGTGCTGGCAGAAAGCTTGCAGTGACAATGGATGCATTAAAAACTACCTGTATTGTGAGAACCAGCACACAGAAGGTTATAGTGACTGGCAAAATAAAAGCAAAGCTATTTTTAAGTCAAGGTGCTCTGTAGATGATAATCCTCCCCCTTTTGATTATGGAATTTTTACGCAAGCCTTGTCGTCTGGTATCATTTCATCTAAGAAGTTCATCTCAAAATATTGTTATTGTTTATGGTGGGGGCTCCAAAATTTAAG TACCCTTGGTCAGGGGCTTCAAACTAGCACCTATCCTGGGGAGGTTATCTTTTCAATAGCACTGGCCATAGCAGGTCTCATCCTCTTCGCACTTCTGATTGGCAACATGCAG ACATATCTTCAGTCCCTTACCCTTAGGCTTGAGGAAATGAGAGTCAAAAGGCGGGATTCAGAACAATGGATGCACCATCGCTTGCTCCCAAAAGAGCTTAGAGAGCGTGTGAGACGGTATGATCAATATAAGTGGTTGGCAACACGTGGAGTAGATGAAGATGTTTTAGTTCAAAGTCTACCAAAGGATCTTCGAAGAGATATTAAGCGTCATCTCTGTTTGGCTTTAGTGAGGAGG GTTCCACTATTTGAGAGTATGGATGAGAGATTGCTTGATGCCATATGTGAGAGACTGAAACCATGCTTAGTTACAGAGAATACTTATATTGTTCGGGAAGGAGATCCAGTTGATGAGATGCTTTTCATCATACGTGGACGCCTTGAGAGTGTTACTACAGATGGTGGCAGGAGTGGTTTTTTCAACCGCAGTCTTCTAAAAGAGGCTGACTTCTGTGGAGAGGAGCTTTTAACCTGGGCACTGGATCCCAAATCTGGTTCTAATCTTCCAACTTCTACTCGAACTGTTAAGGCATTAACAGAGGTTGAGACTTTTGCCTTGACTGCCGATGAGCTCAAATTTGTCGCTAGTCAGTTTAGGCGTCTTCACAGTAGACAGGTTCAGCACACTTTTCGTTTTTACTCTCAGCAATGGAGAACTTGGGCTGCATGCTTTATTCAAGCAGCATGGCGCAGATATTGTAAAAAGAAAATTATGAAGCTTCGtcaaaaggaagaagaagaagcagACGAGTCAGAAGGAACTCAAGGCAACTCTGGCGGCAGTTCCTCTAGCCTTGGTGCTGCCTTATTGGCCTCAAAGTTTGCCGCACGCACTCTACGAGGTGTACACCGCAATCGACTTGCCAAGACTGCCAGGGAGTTGGTGAAATTACAGAAACCCCCGGAGCCGGACTTTACAGCAGATGATGCAGACTAA